One Dermatophagoides farinae isolate YC_2012a chromosome 1, ASM2471394v1, whole genome shotgun sequence genomic region harbors:
- the LOC124491600 gene encoding uncharacterized protein LOC124491600 produces MPESFDQLDYNKESQLLCSLCAHPPVGFNKHFNMMACLISFNAGNSSDVDSEELWKYFNSKYHQDRLNELHKIPFPNDEMDYDLYECDDFKELIDKRRKEEKEKEKTKSESQHAKDHPSIEASDDNTLSGASTPINVQTPQLPSSRKRKSATTTTTSLQDNSLGSMDQKSQTPTVASRRRDRSDSEKNERSESTTTSSSSNKHSHRHRSDKDNKDKDKDDKMDKSHSSSSTTSTSTPSTTTTTNVSTKDNASSSSSSKKIRTMPKRPSRNSTANNNMTSSNTSHTSGGGSNATPKSSSSSNKKHDKKHK; encoded by the coding sequence atgcccgaatcatttgatcaattggATTACAATAAAGAATCACAATTATTATGTTCATTGTGTGCACATCCACCTGTTGGTTTTAATAAACATTTCAATATGATGGCCTGTTTGATTAGTTTTAATGCAGGTAATTCATCCGATGTTGATAGTGAAGAATTGTggaaatatttcaattcaaaatatcatcaagatcgtttgaatgaattgcaTAAGATTCCAtttccaaatgatgaaatggattATGATCTGTATGAatgtgatgattttaaagaattgatcgataaacgtcgaaaagaagaaaaagaaaaagagaaaacaaaatcagaATCGCAACACGCTAAAGatcatccatccattgaagctagtgatgataatacatTATCCGGTGCTTCAACACCGATCAATGTTCAAACACCACAATTGCCATCAtcaagaaaacgaaaatcagCAACGACTACGACTACATCACTTCAGGACAATTCTTTAGGATCGATGGATCAAAAATCTCAAACTCCTACAGTGGCAAGTCGCCGTCGTGATAGATCagattcagaaaaaaatgaacgttCAGAAAGTACTACtactagtagtagtagtaataaaCATTCACATCGACATCGTTCGGATAAAGATAATAAAGATAAAGATAAGGATGATAAGATGGATAAAagtcattcatcatcatcaacaacatcaacatcgacaccgtccaccaccaccaccactaatGTTTCGACCAAAGAtaatgcatcatcatcatcatcatcgaaaaaaattcgaacaaTGCCAAAACGTCCATCACGTAATAGTACAGCCAACAATAATATGACAAGTTCCAACACCAGTCACACCAGTGGCGGTGGCAGTAACGCAAcaccaaaatcatcatcatcatctaataaaaaacatgataaaaaacataaatga
- the LOC124492333 gene encoding solute carrier organic anion transporter family member 74D-like, producing the protein MKMSTNQDDSSTTAAININNNNNNNNINNHSSKNEIISLTIDPKQQQHSNNHHQMLMMKMMANNDDDHDNIDDNDFSCGIFNWHPKCMQHFANKKCFLALFCLTSVLQGIYYTYFVSVLTTIEKLYQVQSRTTGIIMSSTEIGQISGALLLTYYGGKGHRPRWIATGMLVFAFAALLCSTPHYLFGSQPASTQQQQQQLFAKEQSLINLPMNTMCTIDNSTAELFCNQQSDVVVQQSRVNNFVLAIFFMSLLMIGLGTTTVNTLGIPYIDDNVAPKESPLYFGITIGVRIFGPVCGFLLGSVCTSIPVQFPFGTSDLQPNDPNWIGAWWLGLFLVGVSLALASIPMMVFPRRLPQPDPSSYCHRQQQQQKMEQENLLKSLHQQRINNHDHHHMDELNNTELITFCDNNSSSVDHCIEKIKPNGNQNDHSTIGGGGGGGFSQALKRLLTNDILLCRTASSVLHILPISGLYTFLPKYLESQFQLTATDANMIAGLAGILVMGFGIFASGTFMRRYNPSARLVAQWIAFAALSYVIGMIILMFLGCPTNQFAGIKQHDNINGQDYFLDINHKNLSCSYDCHCPQGRFEPICMNNGITFISPCLAGCSTVHVNSTEKFYTDCKCHEHSNNNNIDMIDIVETLEAKPGICPLECNTLTLYIIIFSFTVLIHSTSEVGSMLLTLRCVEPRDKAMALGFISFATGLFGNVPCPILYGSIIDSTCLFWEENCGKLGACRLYDSTRFRQLFHGLTASIMFLAFCIDLIVCYKASAIQFHDDTTQQQQQQQHDKNENEVMMADEFKIVQQQP; encoded by the exons atg AAAATGTCAACAAATCAAGATGATTCGTCTACTACTGCAGccatcaatatcaacaacaacaacaacaacaacaacattaataatcattcatcaaaaaatgaaataatatcACTTACTATCgatccaaaacaacaacaacattcaaataatcatcatcaaatgttaatgatgaaaatgatggccaataatgatgatgatcatgataatattgatgataatgatttttcctGTGGAATATTCAATTGGCATCCAAAATGTATGCAACAttttgcaaataaaaaatgttttctaGCTTTATTCTGCCTGACATCCGTCCTGCAAGGAATTTATTATACATATTTTGTTAGTGTTttaacaacaattgaaaaattatatcaAGTACAAAGCCGTACTACAGGTATTATAATGAGTTCAACGGAAATTGGCCAGATTAGTGGTGCATTATTACTTACGTATTATGGTGGCAAAGGTCATAGACCAAGATGGATAGCCACCGGTATGTTGGTGTTTGCATTCGCAGCATTATTATGTTCGACACCACATTATCTTTTCGGTAGTCAACCAGcatcaacacaacaacagcaacaacaattattcgCCAAAGaacaatcattgatcaatttacCGATGAATACAATGTGCACGATTGATAATTCGACGGCTGAATTATTCTGCAATCAACAATCCGACGTTGTCGTACAACAAAGTCGtgtgaataattttgttctggccatatttttcatgagtctattgatgattggattAGGTACGACTACTGTCAATACATTGGGCATTccatatattgatgataatgtagcGCCAAAAGAATCACCACTTTATTTCGGTATTACAATTGGTGTTCGTATATTTGGACCGGTTTGTGGTTTTCTTTTGGGATCTGTTTGTACTAGTATACCTGTGCAATTTCCATTCGGTACATCGGATTTACAGCCAAATGATCCTAATTGGATTGGTGCTTGG TGGTTAGGTTTATTTTTGGTTGGTGTATCGCTGGCATTAGCATCGATTCCAATGATGGTTTTCCCAAGACGATTACCACAACCTGATCCAAGTTCTTATTGTcatagacaacaacaacaacaaaaaatggaacaagaAAATCTTCTTAAATCATTACATCAGCAacgaatcaataatcatgatcatcatcatatggatGAGCTTAACAATACTGAATTGATCACATTctgtgataataattcatcatctgtTGATCATTGTATTGAAAAGATAAAACCGAATggcaatcaaaatgatcattcaacaattggtggtggtggtggtggtggatttTCTCAAGCTTTGAAACGTTTGCTTACCAATGATATATTACTTTGTCGTACGGCTAGCTCTGTTTTGCATATTCTACCTATATCTGGTCTTTATACATTTTTACCAAAATATTTGGAAagtcaatttcaattgacaGCAACTGATGCAAATATGATTGCTGGTTTAGCCGGTATACTGGTTATGGGATTCGGTATATTTGCCAGTGGTACATTTATGCGTCGTTATAATCCAAGTGCTCGTTTAGTTGCCCAATGGATTGCATTTGCTGCATTATCCTATGTTATTggaatgattattttgatgtttttggGCTGTCCAACCAATCAATTTGCTGGTATTAAACAACATGATAATATCAATGG TCAAGATTATTTTCTCGATATTAACCACAAGAATCTTTCATGTTCATATGATTGCCATTGTCCACAAGGACGTTTTGAACCAATCTGTATGAATAATGGTATTACATTTATATCACCTTGTCTGGCAGGATGTTCAACAGTTCATGTCAATAGTACTGAG AAATTTTATACCGATTGTAAATGTCATGAacattcgaataataataatatcgataTGATCGATATCGTTGAAACTTTAGAAGCAAAACCTGGAATCTGTCCATTAGAGTGCAATACATTGACATTGTACATTATTATCTTTTCATTTACTGTACTTATACATTCTACCTCTGAAGTTGGATCAATGTTACTTACATTACGTTGTGTTGAACCACGTGATAAAGCTATGGCATTAggatttatttcatttgcaaCCGGATTGTttg GTAATGTTCCATGTCCAATCCTTTATGgatcaatcatcgattctACATGTTTGTTTTGGGAAGAAAATTGTGGAAAACTTGGCGCCTGTCGTCTATATGATTCAACACGTTTTCGGCAATTATTTCATGGTTTAACAGCATCAATTATGTTTCTTGCATTTTGTATCGATCTCATTGTCTGTTATAAAGCATCGGCTATTcaatttcatgatgatacaacacaacaacaacaacaacaacaacatgataaGAATGAGAACGAAGTCATGATGGCCGATGAATTCAAGATCGTTCAACAGCAACCATAA